The following are from one region of the Paenalkalicoccus suaedae genome:
- a CDS encoding glycosylhydrolase-like jelly roll fold domain-containing protein produces the protein MLRELPPHIIEVSEMKELRQAFIKPDDEFTPFPLWFWNDDVTAAEIERQLFAFKEKGVTGFILHPRMGLSKRLSYLSDSFMTLVQFAVETAKREGMQVILYDEGMYPSGSANGEVVRQNQSFASKGIAYIEQNCKQGMNVLKPELQEGEELLFVGVIPQRITNDVKNVSILIPEEGDGAYRFNASSGEEWMFVWIIEGYTQGTIRGVHPGEDDGEPGAPRSADLLNPKAVQAFISLTHERYKAWLSDYFGKTVIAMFTDEPDIVGRQAKPGMKPWTSGLLSDWKARGLKERDLLSLWIETKDCEKIRTAYSSLLHDQLQLSYYKQLSDWCESNGIALTGHPAESDDMSLLDTFHIPGQDLVWRWVSPDKENSLTGSHSVLGKSAADAARHRGRRRNLNEVLGACGRNGSWHLPLDDVKWYLDWLFVRGVNMIVPHAFYYSIRGRERSHERPPDIGLHSGWWPFFGRFSQYIKRMSWLLTDSTNHVEIAVLCTDLHVPWKVVKPLYENQVEFHYLESSFLHEPFNVFDRHIHVREHAYRVLIIDEDLPLSDSLISSLHQVADAGVLVLTRGDRRTWARRATTDSKLIEILEEMRPQRARLIPTNDHIRLAHVRKMGKTFFIVSNEGESFYKGSIFINETGYPEAWSPWEGTMCRLEYQKSEEGTTILFTLNRRELVVITMNPEQELRLPLSYVSKEEWETGRLLTSWSADRIFNNEVTQLVSWTDITGFQTWSGTVTYQTVFDWDPLPNERELLLDLGEVYEIAEVHLNGKKIGVGMWQPYIFTVNPMLLKQTSNRLTVSVTNSKACEMDQIPFPSGLLGPVQINVRKQV, from the coding sequence TTGTTAAGAGAACTCCCTCCTCACATAATAGAGGTGAGCGAGATGAAGGAACTGCGTCAAGCTTTTATAAAACCTGATGATGAATTTACACCATTTCCATTATGGTTCTGGAACGATGATGTGACAGCTGCTGAAATTGAGAGGCAGCTGTTTGCATTTAAAGAGAAGGGGGTAACCGGCTTTATCTTGCATCCAAGAATGGGCCTCTCAAAACGGCTTAGCTATTTATCTGACTCTTTTATGACATTAGTTCAATTTGCCGTAGAGACAGCGAAGAGAGAAGGTATGCAGGTTATTTTATATGATGAAGGCATGTACCCATCTGGCTCAGCCAATGGAGAGGTTGTTAGACAAAACCAGTCCTTTGCTAGTAAAGGAATTGCGTATATAGAGCAGAATTGCAAACAAGGAATGAATGTATTAAAACCAGAGCTTCAAGAAGGAGAGGAGCTACTATTTGTTGGCGTGATTCCTCAGAGGATCACGAATGATGTTAAAAATGTGTCGATCCTAATTCCCGAAGAAGGTGATGGAGCATATAGATTTAATGCCTCTTCCGGGGAGGAATGGATGTTTGTATGGATCATCGAAGGATACACGCAAGGCACAATTAGAGGGGTACATCCAGGGGAGGATGATGGAGAACCGGGGGCACCGCGCTCTGCTGACCTATTGAATCCAAAAGCCGTACAAGCCTTTATATCTCTCACTCACGAGCGTTATAAAGCATGGCTATCTGATTATTTTGGGAAAACAGTCATCGCTATGTTTACAGATGAGCCGGATATTGTTGGGCGCCAGGCTAAACCGGGAATGAAGCCATGGACGTCAGGTTTGCTATCTGATTGGAAGGCCCGAGGGCTCAAGGAAAGAGATCTTCTTTCCCTTTGGATAGAAACAAAAGACTGCGAGAAAATACGAACAGCATACTCCTCCTTATTACATGATCAACTACAATTAAGCTATTACAAACAGCTTTCAGATTGGTGTGAGAGCAATGGTATCGCGTTAACAGGACATCCTGCAGAAAGTGATGATATGAGTTTGCTAGATACGTTTCATATTCCTGGGCAGGATCTTGTTTGGAGGTGGGTTTCTCCAGATAAAGAAAATAGTCTCACTGGCTCTCATTCTGTTTTAGGTAAGTCAGCAGCAGATGCGGCTCGACATAGAGGCAGAAGACGTAATTTAAATGAAGTCCTCGGTGCATGTGGACGAAATGGTAGCTGGCATTTACCATTAGATGACGTGAAATGGTACCTTGACTGGCTATTTGTCCGGGGTGTCAATATGATTGTTCCTCATGCCTTTTACTATTCTATTCGTGGAAGGGAACGTAGTCACGAGCGTCCACCAGATATAGGTCTTCACAGTGGCTGGTGGCCATTTTTTGGTCGTTTTTCTCAGTATATAAAGCGGATGAGCTGGCTTTTAACAGATAGTACGAACCACGTAGAAATAGCTGTTCTTTGTACCGATCTACATGTTCCGTGGAAGGTCGTAAAACCTTTGTACGAGAATCAGGTGGAATTTCATTATCTAGAGTCATCTTTTTTACATGAACCTTTTAACGTGTTTGATAGACATATCCACGTAAGGGAGCATGCGTATCGCGTTTTGATTATTGATGAGGACCTTCCCTTGTCCGATTCGCTTATCTCCTCTCTTCACCAAGTAGCTGATGCAGGAGTCTTGGTTTTGACAAGGGGGGATAGACGAACTTGGGCACGGCGAGCAACGACTGACTCTAAATTGATAGAAATTCTAGAGGAGATGCGTCCGCAGCGTGCGAGACTAATTCCTACCAATGACCATATAAGACTAGCTCACGTACGTAAAATGGGTAAGACGTTTTTCATCGTTTCTAATGAGGGGGAATCCTTTTATAAAGGAAGTATTTTTATTAATGAAACGGGCTATCCTGAAGCCTGGTCTCCGTGGGAAGGGACGATGTGTCGGTTGGAGTACCAAAAATCAGAGGAAGGAACGACCATTCTTTTTACACTAAATCGACGGGAGCTTGTGGTAATTACAATGAATCCCGAGCAAGAGCTTCGACTTCCTTTATCATACGTCAGCAAGGAGGAATGGGAGACTGGTCGTCTCTTGACATCCTGGTCAGCAGATCGAATATTTAATAACGAGGTTACGCAACTAGTCTCATGGACTGATATAACAGGATTTCAAACATGGTCGGGGACTGTCACTTACCAAACAGTCTTTGATTGGGACCCTCTCCCCAATGAAAGAGAGCTCTTATTGGATTTAGGAGAGGTTTACGAGATTGCAGAGGTCCATCTTAATGGGAAAAAGATCGGTGTAGGCATGTGGCAACCGTACATATTCACAGTCAATCCCATGCTACTCAAACAAACATCTAATCGATTGACGGTAAGTGTAACAAACAGTAAAGCATGCGAGATGGATCAGATCCCATTCCCTTCTGGCTTACTTGGGCCAGTGCAGATAAACGTGCGTAAACAAGTATAA
- a CDS encoding sensory rhodopsin transducer, translating to MSQGKKTWYIPDGFIPPESSGRHISHEAICVLNDSGHSASLTMTVYFEDQEPIRDLTATVENERTAHIKTNELKNQNGATIPVGVPYAMKVEANTDIIVQYSRLDSTQPELALMSTIAY from the coding sequence ATGTCTCAAGGAAAAAAAACGTGGTACATTCCCGATGGATTTATCCCACCTGAAAGCAGCGGGAGACATATCAGTCATGAAGCTATTTGTGTGCTAAATGACAGCGGTCATTCGGCATCCCTCACGATGACCGTTTATTTTGAAGATCAAGAGCCAATTAGAGATCTTACCGCAACTGTGGAAAATGAACGGACGGCTCATATCAAAACCAATGAGCTCAAAAACCAAAACGGAGCTACGATTCCTGTTGGCGTTCCATATGCTATGAAAGTTGAAGCGAATACAGATATTATCGTTCAGTATAGTCGTCTGGATTCTACGCAGCCTGAATTAGCGCTTATGTCAACAATCGCTTATTAA
- the rhaA gene encoding L-rhamnose isomerase has protein sequence MSVKERYELAKKQYEAWGVDVESAMKTVTNIPISIHCWQGDDVTGFETNDQELSGGIEVTGNYPGKATTPEELRQDIAKALSLIPGKHRLNLHAIYAETGEEKIDRHQLKPEHFKNWVAFAKEHGVGLDFNPTLFSHDKASDGLTLSHPDKEIRDFWIEHCIASRKIGAYFGEELGAPALTNIWIPDGYKDVPSDRLTPRIRLKESLDRIFAADISAEHNLDAVESKLFGIGSEAYVVGSHEFYMSYALKNNIMCLLDTGHYHPTEMVSNKISAMLPFNDILALHVSRPVRWDSDHVVAFDDELKEIALEIVRNDAVDRVKIGLDFFDASINRIAAWAIGTRNMMKALLFAALMPNNHLKKLQDEGNFTERLAIQEEFKTFPLGAIWDYYCEQENVPSGTDWLKNVQKYEEEVLSKRD, from the coding sequence ATGAGTGTGAAAGAACGATATGAACTAGCAAAAAAACAGTATGAAGCATGGGGCGTAGATGTAGAAAGCGCTATGAAAACTGTTACAAATATTCCTATATCCATTCACTGCTGGCAAGGGGATGATGTGACAGGATTTGAGACAAACGATCAGGAGCTGTCTGGGGGGATTGAGGTCACAGGCAATTATCCTGGCAAGGCAACTACACCGGAGGAGCTTCGTCAGGATATTGCGAAAGCGCTCTCTCTTATTCCTGGTAAGCATCGTCTCAATCTACATGCTATTTATGCTGAAACTGGAGAAGAAAAAATCGATCGTCATCAGCTAAAACCCGAGCACTTTAAAAATTGGGTTGCTTTCGCAAAAGAACATGGAGTGGGTCTTGATTTTAATCCAACATTATTTTCTCACGACAAGGCAAGTGACGGGCTAACGTTATCTCATCCAGATAAAGAAATACGTGACTTTTGGATTGAGCACTGCATTGCTTCACGGAAAATTGGCGCATACTTTGGAGAAGAATTAGGCGCACCTGCTCTGACAAACATTTGGATTCCGGACGGCTATAAAGACGTCCCTTCTGATCGACTCACACCACGAATTCGTTTAAAGGAATCTTTGGATCGTATCTTTGCCGCCGATATATCGGCAGAGCATAACCTCGATGCAGTTGAAAGTAAGCTTTTTGGCATCGGTTCAGAGGCTTACGTCGTTGGTTCACACGAATTTTATATGAGCTATGCGCTTAAAAATAACATCATGTGCTTATTGGATACTGGACATTATCACCCAACGGAAATGGTGTCCAACAAAATTTCAGCTATGCTACCCTTTAACGATATCTTGGCACTACATGTCTCTAGACCAGTACGCTGGGATAGTGATCATGTAGTCGCTTTTGATGATGAACTAAAAGAAATTGCTCTTGAGATCGTCAGAAATGATGCTGTTGACCGCGTAAAAATAGGTCTAGATTTCTTTGATGCTAGCATTAACCGAATTGCCGCTTGGGCCATTGGCACACGCAATATGATGAAGGCTCTACTATTTGCCGCTCTAATGCCTAACAACCATTTAAAAAAGCTACAGGACGAAGGTAATTTTACGGAGAGGCTTGCCATTCAAGAAGAATTCAAAACCTTTCCTCTTGGTGCAATATGGGATTATTACTGCGAGCAAGAAAACGTCCCTTCTGGCACAGACTGGCTAAAGAATGTCCAAAAGTACGAAGAAGAAGTCCTGTCAAAGCGGGACTGA
- the rhaB gene encoding rhamnulokinase, protein MSTSLAVDIGASSGRVIAGTIKNGKLSMQDIHRFSNTMVKDGPYECWDIERLYKEIVIGMKKAADLGLNPQSIGIDTWAVDYVLLDEKDELLMKPIAYRDSRTQSIIDDVQGVINQEALYDRTGIQYQPFNTIYQLYAHKKQEPTVYKKATTLLMIPDYLHFLLTGVKGSEYTNATTTQLVNAQSGNWDQDILNKLGIDQHLLPTIRMPGERLGRIKPEIREATGLDLDVILPPTHDTGSAVAAVPANEQALYISSGTWSLFGTEHDTPVNHHRARSYNLTNEGGYNKQFRLLKNIMGLWMIQELKREYDDAYSFAEFVELAKKSTYEEYISVNEEQFLRPASMKDAIRQVTRQNGVAAPESPGDFARCIFNSLAISYQRTAKEIEEATGTSFSTIHIIGGGSQNEWLNQLTADKSGKVVKAGPIEATALGNLVVQFIGIGHFQSLSEARQMIQHSFEIKTFRPNEEASL, encoded by the coding sequence ATGAGTACCTCGCTAGCTGTTGATATTGGTGCCTCAAGTGGACGAGTTATTGCTGGGACCATTAAAAACGGAAAGCTATCGATGCAAGATATTCACCGTTTTTCTAATACAATGGTGAAGGATGGGCCTTATGAATGCTGGGATATAGAAAGGCTTTATAAAGAAATCGTAATTGGCATGAAAAAAGCCGCAGATTTAGGATTAAACCCCCAGAGCATTGGGATTGATACATGGGCTGTTGATTACGTGCTACTTGACGAAAAGGATGAGCTGTTAATGAAGCCTATTGCATATAGGGATAGTCGTACGCAAAGCATCATTGATGACGTACAAGGTGTGATAAATCAAGAAGCCTTATATGACCGTACGGGCATTCAGTACCAGCCATTCAATACCATTTATCAGCTTTATGCACACAAAAAACAAGAACCAACCGTATATAAAAAAGCAACAACTTTGCTAATGATTCCCGACTATCTTCACTTCCTCCTCACTGGGGTTAAAGGGAGTGAGTATACAAATGCCACCACTACTCAACTCGTGAATGCTCAGTCAGGAAATTGGGATCAAGATATTCTAAACAAATTAGGGATTGATCAACACCTTCTTCCTACAATTAGAATGCCCGGGGAACGTCTCGGCAGAATAAAGCCTGAAATAAGGGAGGCTACAGGACTAGACCTAGACGTTATCCTTCCCCCCACTCACGATACCGGCTCTGCAGTAGCTGCTGTGCCTGCAAACGAACAGGCGCTTTATATTAGCTCGGGTACATGGAGTCTTTTTGGAACGGAACATGACACCCCAGTTAACCATCATCGCGCCCGCTCCTATAATTTAACGAATGAAGGCGGGTATAATAAGCAGTTTCGATTGTTAAAAAACATCATGGGATTGTGGATGATTCAGGAATTGAAACGGGAATACGATGACGCTTATTCTTTTGCCGAATTTGTTGAACTGGCCAAAAAATCAACTTATGAAGAGTATATCTCTGTAAATGAAGAACAATTTTTACGGCCTGCTTCTATGAAGGATGCTATTCGACAGGTGACAAGACAAAATGGAGTAGCTGCGCCTGAATCACCAGGGGATTTCGCCCGATGTATATTTAATAGTCTTGCTATCTCTTATCAACGTACAGCAAAAGAGATTGAAGAAGCTACAGGTACATCGTTTAGTACCATTCATATTATTGGAGGCGGTTCACAGAATGAATGGCTGAATCAGCTGACAGCGGATAAAAGTGGTAAAGTGGTAAAGGCAGGGCCGATTGAAGCAACAGCCCTAGGAAATTTAGTCGTACAATTTATCGGTATAGGCCATTTTCAATCGTTATCCGAAGCGAGACAGATGATTCAACATTCTTTTGAGATTAAAACCTTCAGACCGAATGAGGAGGCTTCACTATGA
- a CDS encoding bifunctional aldolase/short-chain dehydrogenase produces the protein MVKNLWNTQDEASLSTGLDELVYRSNLIGTDRAVCNFGGGNTSMKTTEKDFRGRDIEVMWVKGSGSDLATLKHHNFTGLNLTDILPLQDKEDMSDEDMVNYLSHCMIDSKHPRASIETLLHAFLPYKNVDHTHPDAIISICCADNGQEIAKDIFGDRFVWVPYIRPGFKLSKMIADGVKANPNAELVLMEKHGLVVWGDTAKESYYKTIDVINEAEAYIKKAAEQKQTFGGVKYSSLSEDQRKESLSAVLPHLRGQVFEEKAMILTYDDNTEILSFVNSQHAENLSQVGAACPDHLVHTKRTPLFIDWDPSSQSTDELKQLITDKVASYKNEYREYFERNKNEGDIMFEPSPRVILIPGIGMINTGKDLKMANVSGALYNRAVQVMKGATALGEFVSLNENESYEIEYWPLELYKLSLAPAEAEFSRKVALVTGGAGGIGSETCKLYAEGGAHVVVTDLNLQGAEHVAKEINQQYGDKQAIALKMDVTKEEDIQAAYKEAILQYGGVDMIVNNAGLATSNPIEETTLKEWQLNMDVLGTGYFLVGREAFKLMKEQGTGGSMVFVGSKNSVYAGRNASAYSSVKALETHLARCLAAEGGQYGIRVNSVLPDAVLQGSAIWNSSWKEERAAAYGIEPDELEDHYRKRTALLVNILPKDIAESIAFLSSSKAAKTTGCMITVDGGVPAAFTR, from the coding sequence ATGGTTAAAAATTTATGGAATACACAAGATGAAGCGTCGTTGTCAACAGGACTTGATGAATTAGTTTATCGCTCAAATTTAATTGGAACAGACAGAGCTGTTTGTAACTTTGGTGGCGGAAACACGTCGATGAAAACGACTGAAAAGGATTTTAGAGGTCGAGATATAGAGGTGATGTGGGTAAAAGGAAGCGGCTCAGATCTCGCCACATTGAAGCATCATAATTTCACAGGCTTAAATCTAACAGACATTCTTCCTTTACAAGATAAAGAGGATATGTCTGACGAAGATATGGTGAACTATCTTTCCCATTGTATGATTGATAGTAAACATCCCCGTGCATCCATTGAAACGCTCTTACACGCTTTTCTTCCATATAAGAATGTGGATCATACACATCCTGACGCCATTATTAGTATTTGCTGTGCAGATAACGGACAGGAAATTGCGAAAGACATATTTGGAGACCGATTTGTATGGGTTCCTTATATCCGTCCAGGCTTTAAGTTGTCTAAAATGATCGCCGATGGGGTAAAAGCCAACCCTAACGCAGAGCTTGTACTAATGGAAAAGCATGGTCTAGTTGTTTGGGGTGACACGGCAAAAGAAAGCTACTACAAAACCATTGATGTGATTAATGAAGCGGAAGCATATATTAAAAAAGCAGCCGAACAAAAACAAACCTTTGGCGGTGTAAAGTATTCGTCCTTATCTGAGGATCAACGGAAGGAGAGCTTGTCCGCTGTCCTACCTCATCTCAGAGGACAGGTTTTTGAAGAGAAGGCGATGATTTTAACGTACGACGATAATACCGAAATCCTTTCATTTGTAAACAGTCAGCATGCAGAGAATCTCTCGCAGGTTGGAGCGGCATGTCCGGACCATCTTGTCCACACAAAACGGACTCCTCTCTTTATTGACTGGGATCCTTCCAGTCAATCAACGGATGAGTTAAAACAGCTAATCACAGACAAAGTCGCTTCTTATAAAAACGAGTATCGAGAATACTTTGAGCGCAATAAAAACGAAGGGGATATCATGTTTGAGCCATCCCCGCGTGTTATCTTGATTCCAGGAATCGGGATGATTAATACAGGTAAAGATTTGAAGATGGCGAATGTTAGTGGCGCTCTTTACAATCGTGCCGTGCAAGTGATGAAAGGGGCAACTGCGCTAGGAGAGTTTGTCTCTCTTAATGAGAACGAGTCTTACGAAATCGAATACTGGCCACTTGAGCTTTATAAGCTTTCCTTAGCCCCTGCAGAAGCAGAGTTTTCTAGAAAAGTGGCTCTAGTCACCGGTGGCGCAGGAGGAATTGGCAGCGAAACATGTAAGCTGTATGCGGAGGGTGGCGCCCATGTGGTAGTAACTGACCTAAATCTCCAAGGTGCAGAGCATGTGGCTAAAGAGATTAATCAGCAATATGGAGATAAGCAGGCCATTGCGCTGAAAATGGATGTAACGAAGGAAGAGGATATTCAAGCTGCCTACAAGGAAGCTATTTTACAGTATGGTGGCGTTGACATGATTGTGAATAATGCCGGGTTAGCAACATCTAATCCTATCGAAGAAACCACGTTAAAAGAGTGGCAACTAAATATGGATGTCTTAGGAACTGGTTATTTCCTCGTCGGACGGGAAGCGTTTAAGCTAATGAAGGAACAGGGAACCGGCGGCTCTATGGTCTTTGTAGGATCAAAAAATTCTGTGTATGCAGGAAGAAATGCATCCGCCTATAGTTCAGTAAAGGCTTTGGAAACACATTTAGCTCGTTGCCTCGCTGCAGAAGGGGGACAATATGGAATTCGTGTTAATTCGGTATTACCTGATGCAGTACTTCAAGGGTCTGCTATTTGGAATTCCTCTTGGAAGGAAGAACGTGCTGCTGCCTATGGGATTGAACCAGATGAATTAGAAGACCATTACCGTAAGCGGACTGCACTGCTTGTAAATATCCTTCCAAAGGATATTGCAGAATCTATCGCATTTTTATCCTCTAGTAAGGCTGCGAAAACAACAGGCTGTATGATAACAGTTGATGGCGGTGTTCCTGCTGCATTTACTCGCTAA
- a CDS encoding DeoR/GlpR family DNA-binding transcription regulator: protein MFQEEPKVAKRRQRIVEELQSNGKVKVSGLSKMLQVTEETIRRDLEYLENSNVLIRTRGGAVKTGAEGFEVPSLEREQHNLSEKKKIAQKALEFVQEGEIIAIDASTTTRQFAKVLPNIPITVITNSIQVSIELAKKDQITVILTGGYLRTESMSLVGVTADKILNDYHVDRFFMSCTGLDIKWGVSDSHELQAKTKERLKQLADQVIVMVDHTKFHQRSLIKWMELKDVSTIITSSLTHADIREEYRSHVNNLYVAD from the coding sequence ATGTTTCAAGAAGAGCCAAAAGTAGCGAAAAGACGACAACGGATTGTAGAAGAACTTCAGTCTAACGGGAAAGTTAAAGTGAGTGGCTTAAGTAAGATGCTTCAGGTCACAGAAGAGACCATTAGACGCGACCTGGAATACCTTGAAAATAGCAACGTATTGATTAGAACAAGGGGAGGCGCCGTTAAAACGGGAGCGGAAGGATTCGAAGTGCCATCTTTAGAGAGAGAGCAACATAATCTTTCCGAAAAAAAGAAAATAGCCCAAAAAGCACTCGAGTTTGTTCAAGAGGGGGAAATAATTGCGATTGATGCTAGCACAACAACAAGACAATTTGCAAAAGTCCTGCCAAACATTCCGATTACAGTCATTACAAACTCTATCCAGGTATCGATTGAGCTAGCGAAAAAAGATCAGATTACCGTTATTTTAACAGGCGGATATCTACGAACAGAGTCCATGTCTCTCGTCGGCGTTACAGCGGATAAAATACTCAATGATTATCATGTAGATCGCTTCTTTATGTCATGCACGGGACTCGATATTAAATGGGGGGTCAGCGACAGCCACGAGCTTCAGGCTAAAACAAAGGAGAGGCTAAAGCAATTGGCGGACCAAGTAATTGTAATGGTAGATCATACAAAATTTCACCAGCGGTCTCTTATTAAATGGATGGAGTTAAAGGATGTATCAACCATTATTACGTCAAGCCTCACACATGCAGATATCCGGGAAGAGTACCGATCGCATGTAAACAATCTATATGTTGCAGATTAG
- a CDS encoding glycosyl hydrolase yields the protein MSDYVIPASPLFRDPIFDGAADPTIIWNHHEQSWWIVYTNRRATAHGQGVAWVHGTDLGVASSTDNGQTWTYRGVLEGLDVEWGRNTFWAPEIIYHHGTYHMYVSYIQGVPVKWEGHKRQIIHYTSSDLLNWTFESILNLSSEFVIDACIHELPEGGFRMWYKDEANHSHTYAADSKDLYHWSNTCPVLTEYPHEGPNVFYYKKSYWMLIDKWEGLAVYQSSDCKNWSYNTTILHTPGTRKEDGSLGYHADVHVNGEEAYVFYFTHPTRDSTTNEDSYEYKRSSLQVARLDLQDGLITCDRNKNVRMRLQPY from the coding sequence ATGAGTGATTATGTTATACCTGCATCCCCATTATTTAGAGATCCAATTTTTGATGGTGCTGCTGATCCTACTATTATTTGGAACCACCATGAACAAAGCTGGTGGATTGTTTATACAAATCGAAGGGCAACGGCACATGGTCAAGGAGTTGCATGGGTCCATGGAACGGACTTAGGGGTTGCCTCATCTACTGATAATGGTCAGACTTGGACGTATCGGGGAGTACTAGAGGGATTGGACGTTGAGTGGGGCAGAAATACATTTTGGGCACCTGAAATTATTTACCATCATGGAACATATCATATGTATGTAAGTTATATCCAGGGGGTGCCTGTGAAATGGGAAGGACATAAAAGACAAATCATTCATTATACGAGCAGTGATTTACTAAATTGGACATTTGAATCAATTTTGAATTTAAGCTCAGAGTTTGTCATTGACGCATGCATTCATGAACTTCCAGAGGGGGGGTTTCGCATGTGGTATAAGGATGAAGCAAATCATTCGCATACTTATGCTGCAGACAGCAAAGACTTGTACCATTGGTCAAATACGTGCCCTGTCCTAACAGAATATCCACATGAAGGGCCTAACGTTTTTTACTATAAAAAATCCTATTGGATGCTTATTGATAAATGGGAGGGACTAGCAGTCTATCAATCAAGCGATTGTAAAAACTGGTCTTATAACACTACCATTCTTCATACTCCAGGAACTCGTAAGGAGGATGGTTCCCTGGGATATCACGCAGATGTCCACGTGAATGGGGAGGAGGCATATGTGTTTTATTTTACCCACCCTACAAGAGATTCAACTACAAACGAGGATTCCTACGAATATAAGCGTTCATCCTTGCAGGTAGCTAGATTGGATTTACAGGACGGGCTCATCACTTGCGATAGAAATAAGAATGTTCGAATGAGGCTACAACCTTACTAG
- a CDS encoding glycoside hydrolase family 43 protein has protein sequence MKVSDIRIRDPFVLTDYKTNTYYLYGTTDDNTWSGKGTGFNAYRSADLREWEGPFSAFRPPEDFWGETNFWAPEVTYYNDHYYMLATFKAEHRCRGTQLLVADHPLGPFKPLTSSPVTPSEWECLDGTLFIDEKNHPWMVFCREWLQVQDGEIYAVRLSQDLKKSMGEPVLLFKASEANWTVPSKGVNYVTDGPFIYRTNDDHLLMLWSSHGRYGYSMGVARSPSGTIVGPWKHDHEMLFKKDGGHGMIFRTFEGRLMLTVHAPNAMPNERAILMEVTEESGKLHLLE, from the coding sequence ATGAAAGTATCTGATATTCGCATTCGCGATCCATTTGTATTAACTGATTACAAAACGAATACCTATTACCTCTATGGAACGACAGATGACAATACGTGGAGTGGAAAGGGTACTGGCTTTAACGCTTATAGGAGTGCAGATTTACGAGAGTGGGAAGGACCGTTCTCAGCATTCAGGCCGCCAGAGGATTTTTGGGGTGAAACGAACTTTTGGGCACCTGAAGTTACGTATTATAACGACCATTACTATATGTTAGCGACCTTTAAAGCGGAGCATAGATGTAGAGGTACACAACTCCTAGTAGCTGATCATCCGTTAGGACCTTTTAAGCCCCTCACAAGCTCTCCTGTAACCCCGTCGGAATGGGAATGCTTAGATGGGACACTTTTTATAGATGAAAAAAACCATCCATGGATGGTTTTTTGTCGCGAGTGGTTACAGGTACAAGATGGCGAAATCTATGCAGTTCGTCTGTCACAGGATTTAAAAAAGAGTATGGGGGAGCCTGTTCTGCTATTTAAGGCTAGCGAAGCGAATTGGACGGTGCCTAGTAAAGGGGTAAACTATGTCACGGATGGGCCTTTTATTTATCGTACGAATGATGATCACTTATTAATGCTTTGGTCTAGTCATGGAAGGTACGGTTACTCGATGGGGGTAGCACGGTCTCCATCAGGCACGATAGTAGGACCATGGAAGCACGATCATGAAATGTTGTTTAAAAAAGATGGGGGTCATGGCATGATATTTCGAACATTTGAAGGTCGCTTGATGCTAACAGTTCATGCTCCTAATGCTATGCCAAATGAGAGAGCCATACTTATGGAGGTAACTGAAGAAAGTGGGAAGCTACATTTGTTAGAGTAA